The proteins below come from a single Nitrospira sp. genomic window:
- the otsB gene encoding trehalose-phosphatase, with translation MHDLLSAPGKRLLDRLAGQAGALFAFDFDGTLARIVQDRHGAGLSDPTRQALHALAAVAPTAVISGRSLDDLRPRVDGIPAHLIGNHGLEGLHASERVMQQAKDCCVAWLKSVAKAEADLTRAGVVVEDKIYSLTFHYRQACSPPAAREAIFHTVSTLLPAPRLVMGKAVVNAIPSGNLHKGTAMLELMHQLQSSAALYVGDDDTDEDVFSLPDERILSVRVGKKAATAAQWYLTRQSQIGPLLQYLTEARARAISA, from the coding sequence ATGCACGACCTGCTCAGCGCTCCAGGCAAGCGCCTTCTCGATCGTCTGGCGGGTCAGGCGGGAGCCTTATTTGCCTTTGATTTCGATGGGACGCTGGCCCGCATCGTACAGGACCGGCATGGCGCCGGCCTCTCGGACCCCACACGCCAGGCACTGCATGCCCTGGCGGCGGTCGCGCCGACCGCCGTCATTTCCGGACGTTCCCTGGATGACCTGCGTCCCCGGGTGGACGGCATCCCCGCCCACTTGATCGGCAATCACGGGCTGGAAGGCCTGCATGCGTCGGAGCGAGTCATGCAACAGGCAAAGGATTGTTGTGTTGCCTGGCTCAAATCGGTCGCCAAGGCCGAAGCTGATCTGACACGAGCCGGGGTCGTGGTGGAGGATAAAATATATTCGCTGACTTTCCACTACCGGCAAGCCTGCTCCCCGCCCGCCGCGCGCGAAGCGATCTTCCATACGGTTTCGACGCTGTTGCCGGCCCCTCGGCTGGTGATGGGAAAAGCCGTGGTGAATGCGATTCCCTCCGGCAATCTGCACAAGGGAACGGCCATGCTGGAATTGATGCACCAGCTTCAGAGCTCTGCGGCGCTCTATGTGGGCGATGATGATACCGACGAGGATGTCTTTTCGTTGCCGGACGAGCGCATCCTGTCGGTGCGCGTGGGGAAGAAGGCGGCGACCGCCGCGCAATGGTACCTCACGCGGCAGTCGCAAATCGGGCCGTTGTTGCAGTATCTCACCGAGGCGCGCGCCCGCGCCATTTCAGCCTAG
- a CDS encoding DUF4412 domain-containing protein: MNIFTRALPLVIAILCVPALSQAGDFEGVLHMKTTHLDMGGTGTPMDWYVKGDMARMERKREDGRTHVMIMDGQKRTMVMLNSEKKVAMEFNLDDAAGKMGDLMKEELDKKSVDRTGKTDKVAGYSCEVWRVSDKQTKKVEHEICVAKGFGRGTTAFMDPKRVQESSQPSWVKQMAKEGGFGLRTINYGEDGKESFRSEVTGIEKKSLNADLFIVPADYARQNLSEIANRMKAGREQMQQGQGGVDMSQMIEEMKKRRAARGKAGETPGGDEQPPDMKELMKQFGEAMKKQQQQQGGQ, encoded by the coding sequence ATGAACATCTTCACCCGTGCGCTCCCCCTTGTGATCGCGATCCTGTGTGTCCCGGCGCTTTCGCAGGCCGGAGATTTCGAAGGCGTGCTCCATATGAAGACGACGCATCTCGATATGGGTGGCACCGGGACCCCCATGGATTGGTATGTGAAAGGTGATATGGCGCGAATGGAACGCAAGCGGGAGGACGGCCGGACTCACGTGATGATCATGGACGGGCAGAAGCGGACGATGGTCATGTTGAATTCAGAGAAGAAGGTCGCCATGGAGTTCAACCTGGATGACGCGGCAGGCAAAATGGGCGATCTCATGAAGGAAGAACTTGATAAAAAATCCGTCGACCGGACGGGGAAGACCGACAAGGTGGCCGGCTACTCTTGCGAAGTGTGGCGGGTAAGCGACAAGCAGACCAAGAAGGTGGAGCATGAGATCTGTGTCGCAAAGGGGTTTGGACGGGGTACGACGGCCTTCATGGATCCCAAGCGAGTGCAGGAATCCTCACAGCCTTCCTGGGTCAAGCAGATGGCGAAGGAAGGCGGGTTCGGACTGCGGACCATCAACTATGGAGAGGACGGGAAGGAATCGTTCCGAAGCGAAGTGACCGGGATTGAGAAGAAGAGCCTCAACGCCGATCTGTTTATCGTTCCTGCTGACTATGCCCGTCAAAACTTAAGCGAGATTGCCAACAGGATGAAGGCGGGGCGTGAGCAGATGCAACAAGGACAGGGTGGCGTCGATATGTCCCAGATGATCGAGGAGATGAAGAAGCGGAGGGCGGCGCGAGGTAAGGCAGGCGAGACTCCAGGAGGCGATGAGCAGCCGCCGGATATGAAGGAGTTGATGAAACAGTTTGGCGAAGCGATGAAGAAGCAGCAACAGCAGCAAGGCGGGCAATAA
- a CDS encoding RiPP maturation radical SAM C-methyltransferase, translating into MSDRAQVALVNMPFSFSRYPSIQLGTLSALLKSKGIGVDCHHLNVRFAHKIGILLYESICEKRALFGEWLFSYLLFRDNPKRAEYPHVFKPVFEQIARESGQPVSFFEDMATRTAPQFLTAAMAGIDWGQYKLVGFTSTFDQNVASLTLAKLIKDLYPDVKIVFGGANYDGEMGLEYFRAFSFIDYVVVGEGEVTFPALVDYVLRGSTGSCPSGVIYREQGEVKLEPSTALFTDFARTGPPDYDDYYHLLAELGTEASRGLDRILLYEGSRGCWWGEKHHCTFCGLNAQSMKFRAKSPEQVAQEMSYLSSRYDTTRFRLVDNIIDMKYVDNLFGRFAAEHCDLDVFIETKSNLQKSQIRTLAVGGVKCMQPGLESLSLSQLKSMDKGVTPMQNIICLKWSCYYRVAVSWNILLGFPGETNEDYRRQIDLLPSLFHFQAPEATGKFWLQRFSPYFTRPQAYGVRITGPGTAYEYVYDTARVDLRKIAYDFEYELDNWPVDPHVYQELIGLVEEWQRRARSNDRPFLYFSKAMDYVTIYDGRDPQMPTRRRYDWPAAGIIEACNEAAKSRDQIRAALSEAKPNAPYSEDDLTEALSILTSRRILYEERGKYFTLAIPEHPYY; encoded by the coding sequence ATGAGTGACAGGGCCCAGGTGGCGCTCGTCAATATGCCCTTCAGCTTTTCGCGGTACCCGTCCATTCAGTTGGGAACCCTGTCGGCGCTATTGAAATCGAAGGGCATTGGCGTCGATTGTCATCATCTCAATGTGCGGTTTGCCCACAAGATCGGGATCCTCCTCTACGAATCGATTTGCGAAAAGCGAGCGCTGTTCGGCGAATGGCTGTTCTCCTACCTGCTCTTTCGGGACAATCCCAAGCGGGCGGAATATCCGCATGTGTTTAAGCCGGTGTTTGAGCAGATTGCCCGAGAAAGCGGTCAGCCGGTGTCGTTTTTTGAGGACATGGCCACGCGCACCGCGCCGCAATTCCTGACCGCCGCGATGGCGGGGATTGATTGGGGACAGTACAAGCTCGTCGGGTTCACCTCCACCTTTGATCAAAATGTGGCCAGCCTCACGCTGGCGAAGTTGATCAAAGATCTGTACCCGGACGTGAAGATCGTGTTCGGCGGCGCCAACTACGACGGGGAGATGGGGCTGGAATATTTCCGGGCCTTTTCATTTATCGATTATGTGGTCGTCGGCGAAGGAGAGGTCACCTTCCCTGCGTTGGTTGACTATGTCTTGCGCGGGTCGACCGGGTCCTGTCCGAGCGGCGTGATCTATCGGGAACAGGGTGAGGTCAAGCTCGAGCCGAGTACGGCCCTCTTCACCGACTTTGCCCGGACCGGCCCGCCGGACTATGACGACTACTATCACCTGCTGGCGGAACTCGGCACCGAAGCATCCCGTGGCCTGGATCGTATTCTTTTGTATGAAGGCTCCCGCGGCTGCTGGTGGGGCGAGAAGCACCATTGCACCTTCTGTGGGCTGAATGCGCAGAGCATGAAGTTCCGGGCGAAATCCCCGGAACAGGTCGCGCAAGAAATGTCGTATCTCTCGAGCCGCTACGATACGACTCGCTTCCGGCTAGTGGATAACATCATCGACATGAAATATGTCGACAATCTGTTTGGACGGTTCGCGGCCGAGCATTGCGATCTGGATGTGTTTATCGAGACGAAGAGCAATCTGCAGAAAAGCCAAATTCGGACGCTCGCCGTGGGTGGTGTGAAGTGCATGCAGCCAGGCTTGGAAAGCCTCAGTCTCTCGCAGCTCAAATCGATGGACAAGGGCGTCACGCCCATGCAGAACATCATCTGCCTCAAGTGGAGTTGTTACTACCGGGTGGCGGTCTCCTGGAATATTCTCCTCGGCTTTCCCGGTGAAACGAATGAGGACTATCGCCGGCAGATTGATCTCCTGCCGTCCCTGTTCCATTTCCAAGCGCCGGAGGCCACCGGGAAATTCTGGTTGCAACGCTTCAGTCCCTACTTTACACGACCGCAGGCGTACGGTGTGCGCATCACTGGTCCGGGGACAGCCTATGAGTATGTGTATGATACGGCGCGGGTCGATCTCCGCAAGATCGCCTACGATTTCGAGTATGAACTCGACAACTGGCCGGTGGATCCGCACGTATATCAGGAATTAATCGGCTTGGTGGAGGAATGGCAGCGGCGGGCGCGCAGCAACGACCGGCCGTTCTTGTATTTCTCCAAGGCCATGGACTATGTGACGATCTATGACGGGCGTGATCCGCAGATGCCGACGAGACGTCGGTACGACTGGCCTGCGGCGGGTATTATCGAGGCATGTAATGAAGCCGCGAAGAGTCGCGATCAGATTCGCGCCGCATTGAGCGAGGCCAAGCCAAATGCCCCCTACTCGGAAGACGACCTCACCGAGGCGCTGAGCATCTTAACGAGTCGTCGTATCCTCTACGAAGAGCGCGGGAAATATTTCACGTTGGCGATTCCCGAGCATCCCTACTACTGA
- a CDS encoding macro domain-containing protein has translation MLKEVTGDILLSTAGAIAHGIAPHDNFKQGLALSLREQWPGMYKDFRHYCQTYNPKTGGAWSWKGPNSPVIINLFTQEPPASDHDRPGKATLPNVNHALQALKKELLEHQVKSLALPRLATGVGGLEWEKVYPLLQQALKDLNIPVYVYGLYKKGVAAQEA, from the coding sequence ATGCTCAAGGAAGTGACCGGAGACATCCTGCTATCCACCGCCGGGGCTATCGCGCACGGGATTGCCCCGCACGATAATTTCAAGCAGGGCTTGGCGTTATCCCTTCGCGAGCAATGGCCGGGGATGTACAAGGATTTCCGACATTACTGCCAGACCTACAATCCAAAAACAGGGGGCGCCTGGTCATGGAAGGGCCCGAATTCCCCAGTCATCATCAATCTCTTCACGCAAGAACCACCCGCCAGCGACCACGATCGTCCCGGCAAGGCGACTCTGCCCAATGTCAATCATGCGCTTCAAGCGCTGAAAAAGGAACTGCTGGAACATCAGGTGAAGAGCCTGGCGCTGCCGCGACTGGCCACGGGTGTGGGTGGGCTGGAATGGGAGAAGGTCTATCCGCTCCTTCAGCAGGCGCTGAAAGACCTGAACATTCCCGTCTACGTGTATGGCCTGTACAAAAAAGGCGTGGCCGCGCAAGAAGCCTAG
- a CDS encoding CBS domain-containing protein has translation MLVQDVMSTGVVTARRNESVRSVVTKMLSRHCGAIPVVEDGDVLIGMVTLRDVLIPLYPNYGEYIHDNVHSRDFVEMEDGYADVLSQRVEEVMSLNPLTVSPRTPVLEAASYMGVKNFRRIPVVDKGTLVGMVSVGDINRGLFFERGHAAMNQYRVAQPSGR, from the coding sequence ATGCTTGTTCAGGATGTCATGTCGACCGGTGTGGTGACGGCCAGACGCAATGAATCCGTCCGTTCCGTGGTGACCAAGATGCTCAGCCGCCATTGCGGCGCCATCCCCGTGGTGGAAGACGGTGACGTCTTGATCGGCATGGTGACGCTGCGCGATGTGCTCATACCCCTGTATCCCAACTACGGCGAGTACATTCACGACAATGTGCATAGCCGCGACTTCGTGGAGATGGAAGATGGGTATGCCGATGTGCTCTCGCAGCGCGTCGAAGAGGTGATGAGCTTGAATCCGTTGACGGTATCCCCGCGCACTCCGGTGTTGGAGGCCGCGTCTTACATGGGCGTCAAGAATTTCCGTCGGATTCCGGTGGTCGACAAAGGCACGTTGGTGGGCATGGTGAGCGTGGGGGATATCAATCGGGGCCTATTTTTCGAGCGAGGCCATGCCGCGATGAACCAGTACCGGGTTGCGCAACCATCGGGACGGTGA
- a CDS encoding carboxymuconolactone decarboxylase family protein → MDCYYHSKDLGKFGDMGKGNPVLWEKFMSYYSAVFADGALTEREKALIALGVAQAVQCPYCIDAYTQACLEKGSNIEEMTEAVHVACAIRGGASLVHGVQMRNVAEKLSM, encoded by the coding sequence ATGGACTGCTATTACCACTCGAAGGATCTCGGAAAATTCGGAGATATGGGCAAGGGCAACCCGGTCTTGTGGGAAAAGTTCATGAGTTATTACAGCGCCGTATTTGCCGACGGCGCACTCACGGAACGGGAGAAGGCGCTGATAGCGCTGGGTGTGGCGCAAGCCGTGCAGTGCCCGTATTGTATTGATGCATACACGCAAGCGTGCCTAGAAAAGGGTTCGAACATTGAAGAAATGACCGAAGCCGTCCACGTGGCCTGCGCCATCCGTGGCGGCGCCTCGCTGGTGCATGGCGTCCAGATGCGGAACGTGGCCGAAAAGCTGTCGATGTGA
- a CDS encoding trehalose-6-phosphate synthase, with protein sequence MRLSLRFILPLLLVLGVVAYSVVPLVDSLTLKWFTRDLESRSKLLASTMEVPLADLVVSRSRTKIFAYFHKVIQDERLYALGFCDMQQRLLYQTLTYPDQLSCESLAHLAPGSSEVVDFAQGPLHVVVATIQSAGKVQGRLMLVHDMSFVHQRSTDTKWYIFYLFVGLAGVISAVTVLVAQLSWRGWVAGVRAMLTSKGLPAESSQAHSAELHPVAQDLHALVRELEADRRMRDESQITWSPASLKTILHEHLSGDEILIVSNRQPYIHNRRGQKVEVQLPASGLVSALEPVMRACSGVWIAHGNGSADREVVDSRDHVRVPPDHPSYDIRRIWLSPDEESGFYYGFSNEGLWPLCHNAHVRPTFRTSDWEQYVAVNARFAQAVVEEAKTDDPVVLVQDYHFALLPKMVREKLPNATIIMFWHIPWPNSESYGICPWRQEILEGLLGSSIVGFHTREHGNHFLSCIDRILEARIDRDSSTVSYGGRLTAVNPYPISIEWPSRWLENQRPVPDCRVHIRERHAMGPDRLVGIGVDRLDYTKGIIERFLAVERLFELQPEWVGKFSFIQIAAPSRTIIDQYQHFHDQVYALAERINKRFGREGYEPIVLKVKHHEPPDVYEYYRASELCFVTSLHDGMNLVAKEFIAARDDEQGVLILSQFTGAAQELPEALVVNPYDIDQCAAALHMALSMTPKEQRARMRSMRGLIQEFNVYRWAGRMLMDAARMRRRIRVMKQVGQASGRGR encoded by the coding sequence ATGCGACTGTCCCTCCGGTTTATTCTTCCCTTGTTGCTGGTCCTGGGCGTCGTGGCCTACAGCGTGGTGCCGTTGGTGGATTCGCTCACGCTGAAGTGGTTCACGCGCGACCTTGAGAGCCGGTCGAAGTTGCTGGCCAGCACGATGGAAGTGCCGCTGGCGGACCTCGTGGTCTCCCGCTCGCGCACGAAGATTTTTGCCTACTTCCATAAAGTGATTCAGGATGAGCGGTTGTATGCGTTGGGCTTTTGCGATATGCAGCAACGTCTGCTCTACCAGACGCTGACCTACCCCGATCAATTGTCCTGCGAAAGCCTGGCACACTTGGCCCCCGGTTCCTCTGAAGTCGTGGACTTTGCGCAGGGGCCGCTCCATGTGGTGGTCGCGACCATTCAATCGGCCGGCAAGGTTCAAGGCCGGCTCATGCTGGTCCACGACATGAGTTTCGTGCATCAGCGCAGCACCGATACCAAATGGTACATCTTCTATTTGTTCGTCGGTCTCGCCGGGGTCATTTCGGCTGTCACCGTGCTGGTCGCGCAACTGAGTTGGCGCGGGTGGGTCGCCGGAGTGCGAGCGATGTTGACCAGCAAAGGCTTACCGGCTGAATCCAGTCAGGCGCATTCCGCTGAGTTGCATCCCGTCGCGCAGGACCTCCATGCGTTGGTGAGGGAACTGGAAGCCGATCGCCGCATGCGGGATGAAAGCCAGATTACCTGGAGTCCTGCCAGCCTGAAGACCATTCTCCACGAACATCTGTCCGGCGATGAAATCCTGATCGTATCGAATCGCCAACCCTACATTCACAATCGGCGGGGCCAGAAGGTCGAAGTGCAATTGCCGGCCAGCGGGTTGGTGTCTGCCCTGGAGCCGGTGATGCGGGCCTGCTCGGGCGTGTGGATCGCCCATGGCAACGGATCGGCCGATCGTGAAGTGGTCGATAGCCGTGATCACGTGCGGGTGCCGCCGGACCATCCCTCCTATGATATTCGTCGGATTTGGCTGTCGCCGGATGAGGAGTCCGGATTTTACTATGGCTTCTCCAACGAAGGGCTCTGGCCGCTCTGCCACAATGCGCATGTGCGGCCGACGTTTCGCACGTCGGATTGGGAACAGTATGTCGCCGTCAACGCCCGGTTCGCGCAGGCCGTGGTGGAAGAAGCCAAGACGGATGACCCGGTCGTGTTGGTGCAGGATTATCACTTCGCGCTCCTACCGAAAATGGTGCGGGAAAAGTTGCCGAACGCCACCATCATCATGTTCTGGCATATTCCCTGGCCCAACTCTGAGAGTTACGGCATTTGTCCCTGGCGGCAGGAGATTCTGGAAGGATTGCTCGGGAGCAGCATCGTCGGGTTTCACACCCGCGAACACGGGAACCATTTCCTGTCCTGCATCGACCGTATTTTGGAAGCGCGCATCGACCGTGACTCCTCCACCGTGTCGTACGGCGGTCGGCTGACGGCGGTGAACCCCTACCCGATTTCCATCGAGTGGCCGTCGCGTTGGCTCGAAAATCAACGGCCCGTGCCCGACTGTCGGGTGCACATCCGCGAGCGGCATGCCATGGGGCCGGACCGGCTCGTGGGCATTGGTGTGGACCGCTTGGACTATACGAAGGGCATCATCGAACGATTTCTTGCCGTCGAGCGATTGTTCGAACTGCAGCCGGAGTGGGTCGGCAAGTTTTCGTTCATTCAGATTGCGGCGCCGAGCCGGACGATCATCGACCAGTACCAACACTTCCACGATCAGGTCTATGCCCTGGCGGAACGGATCAACAAACGGTTCGGCCGTGAAGGGTATGAGCCCATCGTCTTGAAGGTGAAGCACCATGAGCCGCCGGATGTGTATGAGTACTATCGGGCGTCGGAGTTGTGTTTTGTCACGAGCCTGCACGATGGAATGAATTTGGTGGCGAAGGAATTCATTGCGGCGCGTGACGATGAGCAGGGTGTCCTTATCCTCAGCCAGTTTACCGGCGCGGCGCAGGAACTGCCCGAGGCGCTGGTGGTCAACCCGTACGATATCGATCAATGCGCGGCGGCCTTGCATATGGCGCTCTCGATGACGCCCAAGGAGCAGCGTGCCCGTATGCGCAGCATGCGCGGGCTGATTCAGGAGTTCAACGTGTATCGGTGGGCGGGACGTATGCTCATGGATGCGGCCAGAATGCGCCGTCGCATTCGTGTGATGAAGCAGGTGGGGCAAGCTTCAGGACGGGGACGGTAA
- a CDS encoding polyphosphate kinase 2 family protein, with amino-acid sequence MNGYRIKPGGNVALAQFDPDDTGRYHKHDKGKAKAKLDTTTVIATLDQLQERLYANGSRALLLVLQGMDTSGKDGTIRHVMSGVNPQGCTVVSFKAPSAEERSHDFLWRVHQKVPAKGQIGIFNRSHYEDVLITRVHGWISDKEAERRFGQIREFEELLVEQGTAILKVFLHISKAEQKARLESRIRDPDKRWKWNSGDLEERKLWGAYTTAFEEVIAATSTERAPWYIVPANRKWYRNLVVAELLVQALTAMKLSPAPAPKGVNFDKLKIH; translated from the coding sequence ATGAATGGGTATCGCATCAAGCCTGGAGGCAACGTTGCGCTGGCGCAGTTCGATCCCGACGACACCGGGCGCTATCACAAGCATGATAAGGGGAAAGCCAAGGCCAAATTGGATACGACCACAGTCATCGCCACGCTGGATCAGCTCCAGGAACGGCTGTACGCCAATGGTTCCCGGGCGTTGCTCCTCGTCCTGCAAGGCATGGATACGAGTGGAAAGGACGGCACCATCCGCCATGTGATGTCAGGCGTGAATCCCCAAGGTTGTACCGTCGTGTCGTTCAAAGCCCCGTCCGCCGAGGAACGGTCTCACGATTTTCTTTGGCGCGTGCATCAAAAGGTGCCGGCCAAGGGCCAGATCGGCATTTTTAACCGCTCGCACTATGAAGACGTGTTGATCACGCGCGTGCACGGCTGGATTTCTGACAAGGAGGCCGAGCGGCGTTTTGGTCAGATCCGGGAATTTGAGGAACTGTTGGTGGAGCAAGGGACGGCGATTCTCAAGGTCTTTTTGCACATCTCCAAGGCTGAGCAGAAAGCCCGGCTGGAATCCCGTATACGCGACCCGGACAAACGCTGGAAATGGAATTCCGGCGATCTTGAGGAGCGCAAACTGTGGGGGGCCTACACGACCGCCTTCGAGGAGGTCATTGCGGCAACGAGTACGGAGCGGGCACCGTGGTATATCGTGCCGGCGAATCGGAAGTGGTACCGCAACCTGGTGGTGGCGGAACTCCTCGTCCAGGCCCTCACGGCGATGAAGCTCTCCCCGGCACCGGCACCCAAAGGCGTGAATTTCGACAAGTTGAAGATCCATTGA
- a CDS encoding DUF4412 domain-containing protein — MSGRALLLALLGSAWLAGVAVAGDFEGIIVLKETSGGDTAQQQWLFKGHALRFEETGSDTNQSAMIFDAKKQVLYSIRHDEKIYLEISTAAPSSPPQSFDDVVISRTGKRETVAGYPCDVYHVKDRSDGSTGEFCIAKEVGNTALLGMMTAQAGGASLWPGWMREMFKDGGFPVKGVDRDAQGKEEARWEAVKIEPRPLADRLFVPPADYQKQDLAVIRPD; from the coding sequence ATGTCTGGGCGTGCGCTCTTGTTGGCTCTCTTGGGCAGCGCATGGCTGGCCGGTGTTGCGGTGGCCGGCGACTTCGAAGGCATCATTGTCCTGAAGGAAACGAGCGGGGGCGACACGGCGCAGCAGCAATGGCTGTTCAAAGGCCACGCGCTACGGTTTGAAGAAACCGGCTCCGATACGAACCAAAGCGCCATGATTTTCGATGCCAAGAAGCAGGTGCTGTATAGCATTCGTCACGACGAAAAAATCTATCTGGAAATTTCCACTGCGGCGCCATCGTCGCCGCCGCAGTCGTTCGACGATGTCGTCATCAGCAGAACCGGGAAACGCGAAACGGTGGCTGGGTACCCCTGTGACGTCTATCACGTGAAAGATCGATCGGACGGCAGCACCGGCGAATTCTGCATCGCGAAGGAGGTTGGGAATACGGCCTTGCTCGGGATGATGACCGCGCAAGCGGGTGGCGCTTCTCTGTGGCCGGGATGGATGCGCGAGATGTTCAAGGATGGAGGATTTCCGGTCAAAGGCGTGGATCGTGACGCCCAGGGCAAAGAAGAGGCGCGCTGGGAAGCCGTGAAGATAGAACCGCGGCCCCTGGCGGATCGGTTGTTCGTCCCCCCTGCCGATTACCAGAAACAGGACCTGGCCGTGATCAGGCCAGACTGA
- a CDS encoding 4a-hydroxytetrahydrobiopterin dehydratase, producing the protein MSLADKKCIPCRGGVPPLPAERAQALLAELGRGWVLSKEGHLERLYTFKDFAQSLAFANKVGAVAEAEGHHPDLYVAWGKCKVEIWTHKINGLTESDFYLAAKTDREFEPFRAVAG; encoded by the coding sequence ATGAGTCTCGCTGATAAGAAATGCATCCCCTGCCGGGGAGGGGTTCCTCCCCTCCCCGCGGAACGTGCACAGGCCCTGTTGGCGGAGTTGGGCCGAGGGTGGGTTTTGAGCAAAGAGGGGCATCTTGAGCGGCTCTATACGTTTAAGGATTTTGCGCAGTCGCTCGCCTTTGCCAATAAGGTGGGCGCCGTGGCTGAAGCCGAAGGGCATCATCCGGATCTGTATGTGGCCTGGGGCAAGTGCAAGGTGGAGATTTGGACGCACAAGATCAACGGCCTCACCGAGAGCGATTTTTATCTCGCCGCGAAGACCGATCGGGAATTCGAACCGTTCCGGGCCGTGGCCGGGTGA